One stretch of Limnohabitans sp. DNA includes these proteins:
- a CDS encoding c-type cytochrome, translating into MSDNSHDQHEAHTGPVKTPKQMLMVSVASFVIPVFIIIGLVFYVTSDNKPAAGAVDMEKATAQRIQKVGVVEVRDANRPLKNGEEVYKAQCAACHDSGAAGAPKYAVAAAWSSRLGLGLNGLVNSALKGKGAMGAQGGGDFNDTEIARAVVHLANSAGGKFEVPKAPAAEAAK; encoded by the coding sequence ATGAGCGACAACAGCCACGATCAACACGAAGCCCATACCGGTCCGGTAAAAACCCCAAAGCAAATGCTGATGGTGAGTGTCGCGTCCTTCGTTATTCCCGTTTTCATCATCATTGGTTTGGTGTTTTATGTCACATCGGACAACAAGCCCGCCGCGGGCGCGGTTGACATGGAAAAGGCCACAGCTCAACGCATTCAGAAGGTGGGCGTTGTGGAGGTGCGTGATGCCAACCGTCCGCTCAAAAACGGCGAAGAAGTTTACAAGGCCCAATGTGCGGCTTGCCACGATTCAGGTGCAGCTGGCGCCCCCAAATATGCGGTTGCAGCCGCTTGGAGCTCCCGATTGGGCTTGGGTCTGAATGGTTTGGTCAATTCCGCCTTGAAGGGAAAAGGGGCCATGGGCGCTCAAGGTGGTGGTGACTTCAATGACACCGAAATTGCCCGTGCTGTGGTTCACTTGGCCAACAGTGCCGGTGGTAAATTTGAGGTGCCCAAGGCACCTGCCGCTGAAGCCGCCAAATAA